A window of the Janthinobacterium agaricidamnosum NBRC 102515 = DSM 9628 genome harbors these coding sequences:
- the smc gene encoding chromosome segregation protein SMC yields MRLSSIKLSGFKSFVDPTNFQVPGQLVGVVGPNGCGKSNIIDAVRWVLGESKASELRGESMQDVIFNGSTHRKPAGRASVELVFDNNDGKASGQWGQYAEIAVKRTLTRDGTSTYYINGQPVRRRDIQDIFLGTGLGPRAYAIIGQGMIARIIESRPEELRVFLEEAAGVSKYKERRRETENRLHDTRENLLRVDDILRELNANLEKLEAQAVVANKFHALQADQDEKQKLLWLLRKNEAQNEQARYFREMEQAQTDLEEQTAKLRHVELTLEQMRQAHFSIGDRLHTAQGHLYQTNAEIGSLEAKINFVIESRTRLQAQLATLAAQRDQWQQQAQEYQEQIEEAEFRLEELAARVEQSQMVAEQKNEQLPALDAAWREAQHKTTESRARIMQAQQQLELESAHQRNASNILAGLLSRRERLQQEKNGLNLPDSSHLENLKMQLEEKQQALEEQGFYLEEALEQQPRIEQERSEAQARVNAETAANAQLEARLSALKQLQERVQTQGKVQPWLERHELAGLPRLWQKLNIEQGWESAMESVLRERTSALQVSNIEWAKAFFNDAPPAKLALFAPSTAAPPVMLEIPGLKPFINLLKLNDPGLRVLLQDWLHNVYSADSEAEALAERGKLPAGGCFVTRQGHLITQGSVRFYAADSEQEGMLGRQQEIDNITKQLRAQQLLADEARARSVRADAAVANLTRQLTDLRQRIQSLTQAVHTLQIDVVKLSEVEARFNQRSTQIQADLAEIAAQEAEQVQVRMESEEKFEQLDADLGNLQEAHEDGQTDFLQKEQRLTDARNQLRDLERAAQESGYAEKSQRSKIEELRRNIATATTQAAQVSSSLQAGQVELDNLESGAANDGLQDLLERRTSQERALADARHELDQITQQLRTSEDARTQAERSLQPQRDKIMEMQLKEQAARLNQEQFAQQLLDVAADEAALAEKLHPDMRPSYLQGEVTRLTNAIAGLGAVNLAALDELAQASERKNFLDAQTADLTEAINTLEDAIQKIDKETRDLLQDTFDRVNHHFSELFPILFGGGQARLTMTGDEILDSGVQVMAQPPGKKNATIHLLSGGEKALTATALVFSMFRLNPAPFCLLDEVDAPLDDANTERFCRMVKRMSDQTQFLFISHNKIAMEMAHQLIGVTMQEQGVSRIVAVDMESAANFASEAQAA; encoded by the coding sequence GTGCGTCTCTCTTCGATTAAATTGTCGGGATTTAAGTCTTTCGTCGATCCCACCAATTTCCAGGTGCCAGGCCAACTGGTCGGCGTGGTGGGCCCGAACGGCTGCGGCAAATCGAATATCATCGACGCCGTGCGCTGGGTGCTGGGCGAATCGAAAGCGTCGGAATTGCGCGGCGAATCGATGCAGGACGTCATCTTCAACGGGTCGACGCACCGCAAGCCGGCCGGCCGCGCCTCGGTCGAACTGGTATTCGACAATAACGACGGCAAGGCGTCCGGCCAATGGGGCCAGTACGCCGAGATCGCCGTCAAGCGTACGCTGACCCGCGACGGCACCTCCACCTATTACATCAACGGCCAGCCGGTACGCCGGCGCGACATCCAGGATATCTTCCTCGGCACCGGCCTCGGTCCGCGCGCTTACGCGATCATCGGCCAGGGCATGATCGCGCGCATCATCGAATCGCGCCCGGAAGAGCTGCGCGTATTCCTCGAAGAAGCGGCCGGGGTATCGAAATACAAGGAACGCCGCCGCGAAACCGAAAACCGCCTGCACGACACGCGCGAAAACCTGCTGCGGGTCGACGATATCCTGCGCGAGCTGAACGCCAACCTCGAAAAACTGGAAGCGCAGGCGGTGGTGGCCAATAAATTCCATGCGCTGCAAGCCGACCAGGATGAAAAGCAAAAGCTGCTGTGGCTGCTGCGCAAGAACGAGGCGCAAAACGAGCAGGCCCGCTATTTCCGCGAAATGGAGCAGGCGCAGACCGACCTCGAAGAGCAGACCGCCAAGCTGCGCCACGTCGAACTGACGCTGGAGCAGATGCGGCAAGCGCATTTTTCGATCGGCGACCGGCTGCACACGGCACAAGGCCATCTGTACCAGACCAATGCCGAAATCGGCAGCCTGGAAGCGAAGATCAACTTCGTCATCGAATCGCGTACGCGCTTGCAGGCGCAACTGGCGACGCTGGCGGCGCAGCGCGACCAGTGGCAGCAGCAAGCCCAGGAATACCAGGAACAGATCGAGGAAGCGGAATTTCGCCTCGAAGAACTGGCGGCGCGGGTCGAACAGTCGCAAATGGTGGCCGAACAAAAGAACGAGCAATTGCCGGCGCTGGATGCGGCCTGGCGCGAAGCGCAGCATAAAACCACCGAATCGCGCGCCAGAATCATGCAGGCGCAGCAGCAGCTGGAACTGGAGTCGGCGCACCAGCGCAACGCGTCGAATATCCTGGCCGGCCTGCTGTCGCGCCGCGAGCGTTTGCAGCAAGAGAAAAACGGCTTGAACCTGCCCGACAGCAGTCACCTTGAAAACCTCAAGATGCAGCTCGAAGAAAAGCAGCAGGCGCTGGAAGAGCAGGGCTTTTACCTGGAAGAGGCGCTGGAGCAGCAGCCGCGCATCGAGCAGGAACGCAGCGAGGCGCAAGCCCGGGTGAATGCCGAAACCGCCGCCAACGCGCAATTGGAAGCGCGCCTGTCGGCCTTGAAGCAATTGCAGGAACGGGTGCAAACCCAGGGCAAGGTGCAGCCTTGGCTGGAGCGCCATGAACTGGCCGGCTTGCCGCGCCTGTGGCAAAAACTGAATATCGAGCAGGGCTGGGAAAGCGCGATGGAATCGGTGCTGCGCGAGCGCACGTCGGCGCTGCAAGTATCGAATATCGAATGGGCCAAGGCCTTTTTCAACGATGCGCCGCCGGCCAAGCTGGCGCTGTTCGCGCCATCGACGGCGGCGCCGCCGGTGATGCTCGAAATACCTGGTTTGAAACCGTTCATCAACTTGCTGAAATTGAACGATCCCGGCTTGCGCGTCTTGCTGCAAGACTGGCTGCACAACGTCTATTCGGCAGACAGCGAGGCCGAGGCACTGGCCGAGCGGGGCAAGCTGCCGGCCGGCGGCTGTTTCGTGACCCGCCAGGGCCACCTGATTACCCAGGGCAGCGTGCGTTTTTACGCGGCCGACTCGGAACAGGAAGGCATGCTGGGGCGCCAGCAGGAAATCGACAATATCACCAAGCAGTTGCGCGCCCAGCAATTGCTGGCCGACGAAGCGCGCGCCCGTTCGGTGCGCGCCGATGCGGCGGTGGCCAACCTGACGCGCCAGCTGACCGATCTGCGCCAGCGCATCCAGTCGCTGACGCAAGCGGTGCACACCTTGCAGATCGACGTCGTCAAATTGTCCGAAGTCGAGGCCCGTTTTAACCAGCGCAGCACGCAGATCCAGGCCGACCTGGCCGAGATCGCCGCGCAGGAAGCGGAGCAAGTGCAGGTCAGGATGGAATCGGAAGAAAAATTCGAGCAGCTCGACGCCGACCTCGGCAACCTGCAGGAAGCGCATGAAGACGGCCAGACCGATTTCCTGCAAAAAGAGCAGCGCCTGACCGATGCGCGCAACCAGTTGCGCGACCTGGAGCGGGCCGCCCAGGAGTCCGGATACGCCGAGAAATCGCAGCGCAGCAAGATCGAGGAATTGCGCCGCAATATCGCCACCGCCACCACCCAGGCCGCCCAAGTGAGCAGCAGCCTGCAGGCGGGGCAGGTCGAGCTGGACAACCTGGAAAGCGGCGCCGCCAACGACGGCTTGCAGGACTTGCTGGAGCGGCGCACCAGCCAGGAGCGCGCGCTGGCCGATGCGCGCCACGAGCTGGACCAGATCACCCAGCAATTGCGCACTTCGGAAGATGCGCGCACCCAGGCCGAGCGCAGCTTGCAGCCGCAGCGCGACAAGATCATGGAAATGCAGCTGAAGGAACAGGCGGCGCGCCTGAACCAGGAACAATTCGCCCAGCAATTGCTGGACGTGGCGGCCGACGAAGCGGCGCTGGCCGAAAAACTGCACCCGGACATGCGCCCGTCGTATCTGCAAGGCGAAGTGACGCGGCTGACCAACGCCATCGCCGGCCTCGGCGCGGTCAACCTGGCCGCGCTGGACGAACTGGCGCAGGCGTCGGAGCGCAAGAACTTCCTCGATGCGCAAACCGCCGACCTGACCGAGGCGATCAATACGCTGGAAGACGCGATCCAGAAGATCGACAAGGAAACCCGCGACCTGCTGCAAGACACGTTCGACCGCGTCAACCATCACTTTTCCGAGCTGTTCCCGATCCTGTTCGGCGGCGGCCAGGCCAGGCTGACCATGACGGGCGACGAGATTCTCGATTCCGGTGTACAAGTCATGGCGCAACCGCCGGGCAAGAAAAACGCCACCATTCATTTGCTGTCGGGCGGCGAAAAAGCGCTGACCGCGACCGCGCTGGTGTTTTCGATGTTCCGCCTGAATCCGGCGCCGTTCTGCCTGCTCGACGAGGTCGATGCGCCGCTGGACGACGCCAATACAGAACGTTTTTGCAGAATGGTCAAACGGATGTCTGACCAGACCCAATTCCTTTTCATTTCGCACAATAAAATTGCGATGGAAATGGCCCATCAATTAATCGGTGTGACGATGCAGGAACAAGGCGTATCGCGCATCGTGGCGGTGGATATGGAATCCGCCGCAAACTTCGCTTCCGAGGCACAAGCAGCATGA